One genomic region from Nilaparvata lugens isolate BPH chromosome 3, ASM1435652v1, whole genome shotgun sequence encodes:
- the LOC120350344 gene encoding putative uncharacterized protein DDB_G0277255, giving the protein MADGSTTDFSSAEDQSPGGKHPRSNSLTSEAFSQDVLHHMSSTQLNATDTMQERMSPTRVTAETPQGDVMQQVAPAQPSSAADGNPPLIDKTNELRKQLYHTLPSPEMADSMLNFIKEMGEEQRTNQKNLERNLIQVIQEAHTNMNSRLDRMQESFKSEMLNHTEGLRKEMKEKNTEIKKYTDQQTELTRAEMGAQISEQNNKFTALTSAVEVRLNTTLADHNLGVDSKLKEIELKQIDTTKKVDRIEEEVQLLKNNNLILSSSSELSSQVTLAEAKLSEIKNSLASMASAPRDNNLSQILNSIPNFDNSYGTILPRAFTKHLLMVNDMYNVNWNMWKLNLISRLQGEPLIFFQSRLEEFTDLNHFVKALLDTFWSPDRQRVLLTHIITCKFQRNAGLSMVAFSAHLKYLNSALDHPIPLDSLIQVLAQKLPKSVQTALSTRDFENYNQFESCLYRLQFIHDQFESNGSNTSFNDSYDLGCKHSPQNENVNRGPVNSRSYGYTKTFSNNDANNYQQLSSNDHFANRNGNRFNNNNSNRMFGYNSEVNGGNHSRSTNTSRLPMPSEDRNRSSPQTRNQGNRSQPNSAENSTSTQQNRN; this is encoded by the exons ATGGCAGACGGATCGACTACCGATTTCAGCTCGGCCGAAGACCAGTCACCCGGCGGCAAACATCCACGATCCAATAGTCTGACGTCCGAGGCGTTTTCGCAGGATGTACTGCATCACATGTCATCCACACAATTGAATGCAACAGATACAATGCAGGAAAGAATGTCGCCCACCAGAGTGACGGCCGAAACTCCACAGGGGGACGTCATGCAGCAGGTCGCGCCAGCTCAGCCCAGCAGTGCAGCTGATGGAAACCCGCCTCTCATAGACAAAACTAACGAACTAAGAAAGCAACTCTACCACACACTACCTTCACCGGAGATGGCAGatagcatgttaaattttatcaaagaaATGGGCGAGGAGCAGAGAACTAATCAAAAAAATCTGGAAAGGAATCTAATACAAGTGATACAAGAAGCTCATACAAACATGAATTCAAGACTGGATAGAATGCAGGAGAGTTTTAAATCGGAAATGCTCAACCATACCGAAGGTTTGAGGAAGGAGATGAaggaaaaaaatacagaaatcaAGAAATACACAGACCAACAGACCGAATTGACTCGAGCAGAGATGGGAGCACAAATTTCcgaacaaaacaacaaatttaCTGCTCTCACAAGCGCCGTAGAGGTTAGATTGAATACCACCTTGGCTGATCATAATCTGGGGGTAGATTCAAAGCTTAAGGAAATAGAGCTAAAACAGATCGATACTACAAAAAAGGTTGATAGAATCGAAGAAGAAGTTCAgttgttgaaaaacaataatttgatcCTATCTTCCAGTTCAGAACTTAGCTCACAAGTAACTCTGGCAGAGGCTAAGCTTAGCGAAATCAAGAATAGCTTAGCAAGCATGGCTAGCGCGCCCAGAGATAATAACTTGAGTCAAATTTTGAACTCTATCCCCAATTTTGATAATTCCTATGGTACCATTCTACCCCGTGCTTTCACCAAACACCTATTGATGGTCAACGACATGTACAATGTTAATTGGAATATGTGGAAATTGAATCTAATAAGCCGATTGCAAGGCGAGCCTTTGATATTTTTCCAGAGCCGCTTAGAAGAATTTACGGATTTGAATCACTTTGTAAAAGCATTATTGGATACATTTTGGAGTCCTGATAGACAACGAGTACTACTAACACATATTATTACCTGCAAATTTCAAAGGAATGCTGGCTTATCTATGGTTGCTTTTTCAGCACACTTGAAGTATTTGAATTCAGCACTAGATCACCCTATACCACTGGATAGTCTTATTCAAGTGTTGGCTCAAAAATTGCCAAAAAGCGTTCAAACTGCCCTTAGTACcagagattttgaaaattacaATCAATTTGAATCATGCCTCTATCGACTACAATTCATACATGATCAATTTGAGTCAAATGGTAGCAATACATCCTTCAACGACAGCTACGACCTAGGATGTAAACACTCACCTCAAAACGAAAATGTAAACCGAGGCCCGGTCAATA gtaGAAGCTATGGATACACAAAAACATTCAGTAATAATGATGCTAACAATTATCAACAATTAAGTAGCAATGATCATTTTGCTAATAGGAATGGGAatcgattcaataataataattcaaatcgCATGTTTGGATACAACAGTGAGGTTAATGGTGGTAATCATTCTAGATCTACAAACACAAGCCGGCTGCCAATGCCATCTGAGGATAGAAATCGTAGTTCACCCCAGACCCGGAATCAGGGCAATAGGAGTCAGCCAAACTCTGCCGAAAACTCTACTTCAACTCAGCAAAATAGAAATTGA